A single window of Magnetococcus marinus MC-1 DNA harbors:
- a CDS encoding AAA family ATPase has product MRLTRVTLEHYRRFKQLEIQLGNAPIVVLIGNNGAGKSSILEGVAKGLSWLTARIRREHGTGRPILLNEIFCVTPRITVEFTVEQIRSPLHH; this is encoded by the coding sequence ATGAGATTGACCCGCGTTACCCTTGAGCACTACCGCCGATTTAAACAGTTGGAGATTCAACTTGGCAATGCGCCCATTGTCGTTTTGATAGGGAATAATGGTGCGGGTAAAAGCTCAATATTAGAGGGGGTCGCCAAAGGTTTGAGCTGGTTAACGGCGCGGATTCGACGAGAGCATGGCACGGGACGCCCGATTTTATTGAATGAGATTTTTTGTGTAACGCCGAGAATCACTGTGGAATTTACCGTGGAACAGATCCGCTCCCCATTACACCACTGA
- the murI gene encoding glutamate racemase: MTLPTSDARPIGIFDSGVGGLTVLRTLARRFPQESFIYLGDTARVPYGTKSPRTVERYTLQVADHLQRHGVKGVVAACNTASALGLGALRAHQPKLPVQGVIVPGCRSALNVTQTGRVGVIGTRATISSGAYRTTLNLLNPTIEVSDIACPLFVPLAEEGWTHHAATEMIVRETLTPLLDSDIDTLILGCTHYPVLKEVIQKVMGEGVMLVDSAEAVADELEQRLSDTILPNHSGAERTILYLVTDEAARFASVARRFLEEIPLEQVEMVDL, from the coding sequence ATGACTCTGCCAACCAGCGATGCCCGCCCCATCGGAATTTTTGATTCCGGTGTCGGGGGATTAACCGTGCTGCGCACACTAGCCCGCCGCTTCCCTCAGGAGTCCTTCATCTATCTGGGTGATACCGCACGGGTACCCTATGGCACCAAATCCCCCCGCACCGTGGAACGCTACACCCTACAGGTCGCCGACCATCTACAACGCCACGGTGTAAAGGGGGTAGTGGCCGCCTGCAACACCGCCTCGGCCTTGGGACTGGGCGCTCTACGGGCTCATCAACCCAAACTCCCCGTGCAGGGGGTGATCGTACCCGGTTGCCGCAGCGCCCTAAACGTCACCCAAACCGGACGGGTGGGAGTTATAGGTACCCGCGCCACCATCAGCAGTGGCGCCTACCGCACCACCCTGAACCTCTTAAACCCCACAATTGAGGTCAGCGATATCGCCTGCCCCCTCTTTGTTCCCCTGGCCGAAGAGGGCTGGACCCACCACGCCGCGACGGAAATGATCGTGCGCGAAACCCTAACCCCACTGCTCGACAGCGACATCGATACCCTTATCTTGGGCTGTACCCACTACCCGGTGCTCAAAGAGGTGATCCAAAAAGTCATGGGGGAGGGGGTTATGCTGGTGGACTCCGCCGAGGCGGTGGCCGATGAGCTGGAACAGCGCCTAAGCGATACCATTCTACCCAACCACAGCGGGGCTGAGCGCACCATTCTCTATCTGGTCACCGACGAAGCGGCCCGCTTTGCCAGTGTCGCCCGCCGCTTTTTAGAAGAGATCCCCCTGGAACAGGTAGAGATGGTGGATTTGTAA
- a CDS encoding tetratricopeptide repeat protein encodes MAASQWVINVDQSSFNQQVIEPSYRVPVLVDFWAPWCGPCRALGPILEKLANEMAGRFILAKVNSDENPQLSQQFGVQGIPACKLVIEGAIVDAFTGALPESGVRQFLDKAIPSAADNEAAQAALLAQRGDLLGALELYQKGLAEQPDHTGCLVGAASIALAQGKDAEASAFMERLTPKGLNSDAAKALQNKLAFRQTNQDVETLRQDVARHPDNLDHRITLGQALIAQEQIEAGLEQLLLAVKQDRHYKEDHARKLILKVFEMLGHAHPITSHYRGKLSQVLFT; translated from the coding sequence ATGGCTGCTTCTCAATGGGTCATCAATGTGGACCAAAGTTCGTTTAACCAACAGGTGATTGAGCCATCCTACCGGGTGCCGGTGCTGGTGGATTTCTGGGCGCCATGGTGTGGCCCCTGCCGCGCTCTGGGTCCTATTCTTGAAAAACTGGCCAACGAAATGGCCGGTCGTTTTATCTTGGCTAAGGTTAACTCCGACGAAAACCCCCAATTAAGCCAGCAGTTTGGTGTGCAGGGCATCCCGGCCTGTAAGCTGGTGATCGAGGGGGCTATTGTCGATGCGTTCACCGGGGCGCTGCCCGAATCGGGGGTGCGTCAATTTTTGGATAAGGCCATTCCCTCTGCCGCCGACAACGAGGCCGCTCAGGCCGCGCTCTTAGCCCAACGGGGTGATCTGCTTGGAGCACTGGAGCTCTACCAAAAAGGGCTCGCCGAGCAACCCGACCACACCGGCTGCCTCGTCGGCGCCGCCAGCATCGCCCTTGCCCAGGGCAAGGATGCCGAAGCCAGCGCCTTTATGGAGCGTCTTACCCCCAAAGGGTTAAACAGTGATGCCGCCAAGGCCCTGCAAAACAAGCTGGCCTTTCGTCAAACCAACCAAGATGTGGAGACCCTGCGACAGGATGTGGCGCGCCATCCTGACAACCTGGACCACCGCATCACTCTAGGGCAGGCACTGATTGCCCAGGAACAGATCGAAGCGGGGCTGGAGCAACTGTTATTGGCGGTTAAACAGGACCGCCACTACAAAGAAGATCACGCCCGCAAATTGATCCTCAAAGTATTTGAGATGCTAGGGCATGCCCACCCCATCACCAGCCACTATCGGGGCAAACTTTCCCAAGTACTCTTTACCTGA
- a CDS encoding GDSL-type esterase/lipase family protein has product MMRVLFVGDRFVAGVGDPAYAGWVGRLCAASRADLTLSNLGVRQQTSVEIAQRWHAEAVTRWANDAPYGLVFAFGVNDVVEQQGMLRVGHEESLAVTRLMLSQAQTLGPVLRIGPPPVADSALCARLQGLDAGFAGVAQGLGVPYLSVLGPLLRHETWMQQVALGDGAYPTGEGYAALAELEAG; this is encoded by the coding sequence ATGATGCGTGTGCTGTTTGTGGGGGATCGTTTTGTCGCTGGGGTAGGGGATCCAGCGTATGCCGGTTGGGTGGGACGTTTGTGCGCCGCCAGTCGGGCGGATTTGACCCTCTCTAATCTAGGCGTGCGTCAGCAGACCAGTGTAGAGATCGCCCAGCGCTGGCATGCCGAAGCGGTCACGCGGTGGGCCAATGATGCGCCATATGGGCTGGTGTTTGCCTTTGGGGTTAATGATGTGGTAGAGCAGCAGGGGATGCTCCGTGTCGGCCATGAGGAGAGTTTGGCGGTCACGAGGCTTATGTTAAGCCAAGCGCAAACCTTGGGGCCGGTGTTGCGGATTGGCCCGCCGCCGGTGGCGGATTCTGCCCTCTGTGCCCGTTTGCAGGGGTTGGATGCGGGCTTTGCCGGGGTGGCCCAAGGGTTGGGCGTGCCCTATCTGTCGGTATTGGGGCCACTGCTTCGCCATGAGACCTGGATGCAACAGGTGGCGTTGGGGGATGGTGCCTATCCCACTGGTGAAGGGTATGCCGCTCTGGCTGAGCTGGAGGCCGGGTGA